The Bombyx mori chromosome 14, ASM3026992v2 DNA segment tgcgtgatcttctcccgtcaacctgaccaactaccatcagcttctctaagCTATCGGGGCCTCTACGAGCGTTGTGGCGATTTTTAGTTACAGGTAATTTATTCTTATATTACATACCTCACAAGGTGGGAAGACTTTGTAAGTGTTGTAAGGTTCCTTCCAAAGTTCATTGATATGTTCCTCTGTCCAAGTTCCATTTACCATTATAACGTCTGCACACCGACCCACAATACcgtataactaaaaatttatttaatgtataattattatttttccactTTCTGCTCATTGAGAGAGATTATTGGAGCCTATGGAAACCACAATGGAAATATCACCAGTCTCCCTGGAACAAGATctcagtctcaattgtatacaattataataaatactaagacaaacaaagttatttatgctacaaattaaattaataattatttaaatttgtcatttaataaaatactagatgatgttgtgtctttaaagcagtaaaaatagtattattattcgccaatagatgtcgggaagagtcataaagttgattatcgataaagttgattattgaaaacacgaataaaacaacattttctgaaaataaatcatagctaaatcgatttatcgcccccgaaatcccctgtatactaaattttatgaaaatcgttggagccgtttccgagattcagattatatattatatacaagaattgctcgtttaaaggtataagatatatttTACCAAAAACACTCACCCAACCAAATATCTTATAATACAGCAACTTTATCCAAGTGTACAAAGGATTCCTGGCAATTATACCAGAATTGTTGTATGAAACTATCCTGTGTTTGACCCTGCGCATCATTGCTGTCGTTATGGTGGGATAATGGACGTAACATCCGACCCTGGACTGAGCCAAATAACGGAATATTGGGAACGTGAAGGCACATCCCATCGTGTCTATGTAAACATCTGCAATTTATTAATAGGGTGTAGATTCTTGGCTGAAGATTGAGTCAagtacattactggtggtaggacctcttgtgtgttcgcgcgggtgggtaccactaccctgcctatttctgccgtgaagcagtaatgcgtttctgtttgaagagtggagcagccgttgtaactatacttgagaccttagaacttatatctcaaagtgggtggcgcattaacgttgtggatgtctatgggcttcagtaaccacttaacaccaggtgggctgtgagctcgtccacccataaaagcaataaaaaaaaaaataaaaaaaaactcttttagAGTTTTTTACTTTTAGCGTTTTTCTTTCTCTTTTAGAAACTCTTAGAGTTTTTTACATCCTGCAAAACTAGAATTATAATAGCTCTAAAAAGGACAATAGAGAGAAACAAATTAACGAAAATTACCAGGATTTAGTTTCAAAAATGCTTCCATTCCGAGCACCATAGATCCAAGGCTTTGGAGCACTAAGGTAAAGTATGGGTATGTTTTTGCTTCAATCAAGATTTTCAAAGTAAGATGTACAAATGTTATCTTCTTCAAGTCCAATTTCACATTGAAGTGATTCTGTGCTTTATCTAGTATTTTTTGAGGTTCTTCTGTTTCCACTGTATAGATGAAAATATTTGAATCTGGATACCTGAAATAATCCGATCgtctcctttttaccatcacatCATCCGTGACCAAATCATATTTCATATTTACTACTTAAAGAGCCCCTGCATTAATCCACAGTTCAGGGATATTTTTCAAGTATTGCTgtcaaaaaagtattattactaAATTTTGATTGGGACATTGTAATAACTAAGTATTATTCGAAGAagatatgaaattgttatcTCAAGCTCTAGAATTTCCTTCCACTACCCACATCCTACTTAAAGGTTTTAATAGCTCACTGACTTGGCAGATGTCCAATACTGAAACGAAATAAGAACCAAAGAGTAGACATAGTATAAGATGAACTCCactattgtttaaaaattatacactattgaaaaaacaaaggGAAGCAATTTGATTTctataaatctaatatataaaattctcgtgtcacggtgtgcgtgattgaactcctccaAAACGGCTCAACTGATTTttgtgaatcttagcgtgcatatcggtcagggttgagaatcaaacaacatttatttttcatccccctaaatgttaagggtggtccaccccaaacatttattatttatttttattttttggataattttttttgtttataatcaggtattatgtggttgaatgaggtttttgagaattttatatattagactagaatttccctagaaatttatttaaggcaacacaacgtttgccaggtcagctagtaattatatAACATGGTTTCTAGTATAGTAGACTATAATAAAGTTTAGGGGATCAAAGGTTATTTGCTTCAAGCGACATTTCAATTGATAtgtgacatttatctttataattaaatgtcttttatttggtatcagtatCAACAAtaagatgtttttaattgaacttcaattatgtttatccCATTCAGATAattagctgaagaagttttcttgttaaaaattttttttttccaaattttatactTGAAATTGCTATCCtgtaagttgcaaaaatgttgcttaaaccataGCCTTAGACCTCATGATGTTATCTTTGGAAATGTGGTAGAGACCACAGCATTGTTTCAATACAAACCTGGTTAGGACAGCTTTGATGGCCACCCACAGTACTCTTTCACCCCCACCTCCAGCATTACAGTAGGGATGGAAGAATGCCACGTTTGGTCCATGTTGTTTCAATCTCTCCAGTTTCCGTTCTTTAATTCTCATGAACCATGACATAGAGATTACGGCTAGAGGTATAAGCACAACTGTGCTCACTATTACCACCGCTATAAAAACGGTAGGTAGAATTATGAGCGTTCTGTTAAAGaaatgattttgtttattttcaaaattattagtAACTTACGTACGCGgcaggcaattttttttaaaatgttctttGCTATACCGAGTAAAACCGGAGAAGAGATCAAACCGctccaataaattaaaaaagtatgtaCTTAATAAGAAATTACATTACTAATTTCAATTATGAAAGTACTTACAAAACCCATTGCCACAACATGCTAGTTTTTGGAACCACCAATCTAATGAATACCTATAGTGGCTATAGTAATacacgtttaattttttatacaccgttcaccatttttataaatattgttgaTGTTTGAcagttgacttttttttatgggattttgtgacctggtaactaagacctttaagtcatgtcttattttagtttatattcttaattttatgaaaatatggagtgaaacgaaattaaatgaagatgattaatttgagatattaatcaactgggatgaaattaaataaaatgagatgaaatataatctcagtagaatggtggtcatttactgagattttttcagtggactttttggaggaacacgagaagttacgtttagcggctttgtttcattttcccatttGTGGTCTGTTCGAACCAAATTCGAGCGTGTGTTAGTACTTTTACACCGCCCCTAGTGCATATCAGAACATAACCGAAGGGTGGTTGATGTAAACTTCTTAGTTGAAATTATCAGCCATAAGTTGACGTCATTGTCAATCtgttttattcgttatttgtcAATGTATCTAATGTAATCACAgcaaattttactgttaattttagcttattaaaaccttatattcagtaaaggtttcattcaatttaataagctaaatatataaaaaatggatAGATATCTCCGCCCTGAAAGGTTTGATATCGACCCGTCAGATAGCTCTAGTACGAGAGCTTGGATACATTGGCGTAAAACTTTCGAaaacttcattttcattttgtttcttttgtgGGGGTCAAATACATCCTCGTAAGAACTGCCCTGCCTTTGAAAAGACTTGTCAACTCTGTAACAAGAAGGGGCACTTTGCCACTGTTTGTAGAAGCTCTTCTAAATCTACAAATTCTGTGGTAGTAGGTACTGAAGATCTTTCCGCTTGTATCACAGCAGCGTCACCTTCTTCATTACGTAAAGCTACTGTACCCGCTTATATTCGAGGAATAAGAGCAGAAGCACTTCTCGACACCGGCAGCTCCATCAGTTTTATAAATGACAACTTTGCAAGACTATGCGGGTTAAAAAGAAAATCCTGCAATCAGACTATTTCTATGGCCTCTCTTAATTATACTTCACAAGTAGAAGGTCAAACTTGGCAAACCCTGAAAATCGGAAATCATAGATATGATAATGTGAATCTTCTTATCGTGAAAAATCTTTGTGCTGATATAATTATCGGCCATGACGTCCTCGAAGAACATTCATCGCTAGAGTTCTCTTTCGGTGGGCCAAAACATCCACTTCAAGTATGTAACGTAGCTGAAGCATCAGTACCAGCTGTACCGCTTTTTGCGAATGTATCTCCCAACTGCAAACCAATTGCTATAAAGTCTCGAAGGCACAACAAAGAGGATAGTGAATTTATTAAAGAAGAAATCAGAAACCTTATAGCAGAGGGCGTGATTGAAGAAAGTAAATCACCGTGGAGGGCCCAAGTACTAATAACAAAAAGCGAAACTCATAAAAAAACGCCTTGTAATTGATTACTCTCAGACAATTAATCGTTACACAGAACTCGACGCGTACCCTTTACCAAACATTGAGGACTTAGTTTCGAAAGTGGCAAAGAATACAATTTTTAGCCTAATAGACCTGAAAAACGCGTACCATCAAGTACCTATACTACCCGAAGAAAGGAAATTTACCGCTTTTGAAGCACTGGGAAATTTGTACCAGTTCAGGCGTATTCCTTTTGGAGTAACAAATGGTGTTTCGAGCTTCCAGCGAACAATCGATTGGATTATAAGAAAAGAGAAGCTTCAAAACACATATGCGTATCTTGATGATATAACTATTTCTGGCCGTACTCTTGAAGAACACGATCATAACTTAGAAAGTTTTATGAATGCCGTAAAGAAATACGGTTTAACACTGAGTATACAAAAATGCAAATTTTCTCAAAAGTCAATTAATATTCTAGGCTATAATATTCAAAACCACA contains these protein-coding regions:
- the LOC101737468 gene encoding GDP-Man:Man(3)GlcNAc(2)-PP-Dol alpha-1,2-mannosyltransferase, which encodes MLWQWVLTLIILPTVFIAVVIVSTVVLIPLAVISMSWFMRIKERKLERLKQHGPNVAFFHPYCNAGGGGERVLWVAIKAVLTRYPDSNIFIYTVETEEPQKILDKAQNHFNVKLDLKKITFVHLTLKILIEAKTYPYFTLVLQSLGSMVLGMEAFLKLNPDVYIDTMGCAFTFPIFRYLAQSRVGCYVHYPTITTAMMRRVKHRIVSYNNSGIIARNPLYTWIKLLYYKIFGWLYGIVGRCADVIMVNGTWTEEHINELWKEPYNTYKVFPPCEVTELKQLRSLVKESDPIRILSVAQFRPEKDHPLMLQAMYELRSLLTKNEFLWNKIQLVLAGSCRNAEDEERVRHLKDLAKHLSLENNVQFEVNVTYARLLHLYQTSLIGLHAMWNEHFGISVVESMAAGLVTVAHRSGGPRADIVAPHAGYLAAEPEQYAAALLHALSLSAASRADLVAAARASVDRFSVKEFEKSFLRACEPLMSF